The window GCTCCAGCAGCAGATCGAGCCCGGCTACGCCCGGCCCGACTTGACGCCCGACCAGCAGAAGGACGTCCATCGCCAGCTCGTGCAGGCCGAGGAATTCGAGCAGTTCCTGCACAAAGCGTTTGTCGGGAGCAAGCGATTCAGCCTCGAAGGCGGCGAGTCGCTGGTGCCGCTGCTGAATGCGGTCGTCGAAGGGGCCGGTGCACTCGACGGCGAGCAGGTGATCTGCTCCATGGCCCACCGAGGCCGGCTCAACGTCCTCGCCCACGTGCTCAGCAAGCCGCTCGAAACGATCATCGCCGAATTCGCCGGCACGATCACCCGCGGCACCAAGAACGGTGCCGACTACGGCGACGGCGACGTCAAATACCACCTCGGCTACGCCAAAACCCGCACCGTCTGCCCCGACGGCGGCGAGGACGACTGCGAGGTCAAGGTCAGCCTGCTGCCCAACCCGAGCCACCTCGAGCTCATCAACCCGATCCAGCAGGGCATCATCCGCTGCAAGCAGCAGTGGATGCTCGACGGCGATCGCACGAAGGTCGTTCCCGTCTGCCTCCACGGTGATGCGGCGTTCTGCGGCCAGGGCATCGTCTTCGAGACGCTCAACCTGTCCGAGCTGATCGGCTACCGGACAGGCGGGACGATTCACGTCATCGTCAACAACCAGATCGGCTTCACCACGCCGCCCAAGCAGGGCCGGTTCACGCCCTACCCGACCGACGTCGCCAAGGCGATTCAGGCACCGGTCTTCCACGTCAACGGCGACGATCCCGAGACCGTCTACCGCGTCGCCCGTCTGGCGACGGCGTTCCGGCAGAAGTTCAAGCAGGACGTCTTCATCGACCTCTGGTGCTACCGCAAGTACGGCCACAACGAAGCCGACGAGCCGGCCTTCACGCAGCCGCTGATGTACAAGGCGATTGCGAAGCACCCGGGCGTTCGCACGCTCTACGAGAAGCAGCTCGTCAGCGAAGGCGTCCTCGACACCGAAGCCGCCAAGCAGGTCGCCGACGACATCGTGGGCGAGCTCAAGCAGGCACGCGAGGACGCCCGCGTCGAGAAGCCACGCGGCAAGGTGCCGAGCTTCAGCGGAGTCTGGAACGGCCTGGGCCGAAGCCCGGACGACTATCGCGAGTGGCAGAGCGACACCGGCGTCGACGAGGACACGCTCAAGAAAGTCGTCGACGTCTACGACCGTCAGCCGGACGGCTTCACGCCTCACCGCAAGCTCCAGAAGCTCCACAAGTCGCGCGTTCAGACCGTCCGCGACGGCGAGGGCATCGACTGGGGCACAGGCGAAATGCTCGCGATCGGGTCGCTTCTGCTAGAAGGCCACAGCGTCCGCGTGACCGGTCAGGACGTGGAGCGCGGCACATTCAGCCATCGACACGCTGTCCTGCATGACGTGGAGACGGGCGACCGGTGGAAGCCGCTGCAGTTCATCGGCGGCGGCAAGCGGCACCAGCATCAGGGCCGGTTCGAGATCATCAACACGATGCTCTCCGAAGAGGCCGTCGTCGGGTTCGAGTGGGGCTTCGCCTCGGCCGATCCGCGGAACCTGGTCATTTGGGAAGCCCA of the Planctomycetota bacterium genome contains:
- a CDS encoding 2-oxoglutarate dehydrogenase E1 component, translating into MNHNESAVASERGHEEADGGSLPLSSAPPTDVASGENAEFVAQMFDQYAADPSSVPADWQAFFAGYALASGDAADLPTTTITQSTPQPATTATGSPVGVYDLVHSYRAFGHFEAHLDPLRAEGDEPEPHPLLALHNFGLEDVDLSTHVGNGGFLGHTDGTLGDLIEKLRLTYCGTVGIELSAVADVEQRNWLQQQIEPGYARPDLTPDQQKDVHRQLVQAEEFEQFLHKAFVGSKRFSLEGGESLVPLLNAVVEGAGALDGEQVICSMAHRGRLNVLAHVLSKPLETIIAEFAGTITRGTKNGADYGDGDVKYHLGYAKTRTVCPDGGEDDCEVKVSLLPNPSHLELINPIQQGIIRCKQQWMLDGDRTKVVPVCLHGDAAFCGQGIVFETLNLSELIGYRTGGTIHVIVNNQIGFTTPPKQGRFTPYPTDVAKAIQAPVFHVNGDDPETVYRVARLATAFRQKFKQDVFIDLWCYRKYGHNEADEPAFTQPLMYKAIAKHPGVRTLYEKQLVSEGVLDTEAAKQVADDIVGELKQAREDARVEKPRGKVPSFSGVWNGLGRSPDDYREWQSDTGVDEDTLKKVVDVYDRQPDGFTPHRKLQKLHKSRVQTVRDGEGIDWGTGEMLAIGSLLLEGHSVRVTGQDVERGTFSHRHAVLHDVETGDRWKPLQFIGGGKRHQHQGRFEIINTMLSEEAVVGFEWGFASADPRNLVIWEAQFGDFVNGAQAVIDQIVAAAESKWGYMNGIVFNLPHGYEGQGPEHSNAYLERWLGLCAEHNMQVAVPTTPAQYFHLLRRQIKRSFRKPLVVMSPKSLLRKPEATSTLTEMVDGSLQLVLPDPEQPKVDGVRRVVLCSGKVFYALDAARKKAESSDVAIVRVEQLYPWPEQEIAAQVEQYRKAGEVVWCHEEPANRGAWSFARPRLRDMFPDRLVSYVGRDASASPAVGSPAQHSAEEKALLEDALHVNGSRVTSPESDKTPQPA